A window of Cellulomonas fimi contains these coding sequences:
- a CDS encoding LamG-like jellyroll fold domain-containing protein: MARRPVRAALTAAALTLALGVTSAPAAEAHRRPAEPPPPTFQDVSVHDPSVVTADDEIWVFGSHLAAAKTDDLLHWEKVADGANADNPLFDDVRANLAETFAWAQTDTLWAADVIQLPDGRYAMYYNACKGDSPRSAMGIAVSDDVDGPYVDQGIFLKSGMWDQPSDAVDGAIYDARVHPNTVDPDAFIDAKGNWWLVYGSYSGGIFILELDPSTGKPVPGQGYGKHLVGGNHSRIEGPSVMYDTKTRYYYLFLSFGGLDANGAYNVRVARSKSPDGPYLDAAGNDMAQVKADPTKPLFDDASIEPFGTKILGNHLFAREVGDPGEGPGTGYLSPGHNSWYRDPETGETFLVFHSRFPGQGEQHEVRVHQMWMNAQGWPVLDPCRYAGGDDRRVERKDVAGEYALVTHDKALTADQRRATPITLTSNGKVTGSLTGKWSLTGRNQARIDAGGTRYEGVFTRSWQPDQARWVVTFSVVSRDGVTLWGSAVPSLTAKQAVDAVVADLDLGDTSGVVADLTLPTTGTHGTTITWASSDPAVVSTTGDVTRPEAGEGDAHVNLTATVRNGTVQKTATFEVTVLQRVAGGVVGSWSFEGDLTDGTGTHAAATTTGPRIDQADGQVTYVADGVRGQAAHLDGTSGVRLPDGLVSGSTWSASMWLRPQVLTPYTTAFFAARDANSWVSVVPRGHDGVGGSTMVWSGAQWYDAGTGTQIPVGEWSHVAVTVDGGDVVVYVDGEARYTGTGFPDVLTTTTGTFALGVNWWDTPFQGDVDEVSVWSSALTPTEVAALATR; the protein is encoded by the coding sequence ATGGCCCGTCGCCCCGTGCGCGCCGCCCTCACGGCCGCCGCCCTCACCCTCGCGCTCGGAGTCACGAGCGCCCCTGCCGCCGAGGCGCACCGCCGCCCGGCCGAACCGCCCCCGCCGACGTTCCAGGACGTCTCCGTGCACGACCCGTCGGTCGTCACCGCGGACGACGAGATCTGGGTGTTCGGCAGCCACCTCGCCGCGGCGAAGACCGACGACCTCCTGCACTGGGAGAAGGTCGCCGACGGCGCCAACGCCGACAACCCGCTCTTCGACGACGTCCGCGCCAACCTCGCGGAGACGTTCGCGTGGGCGCAGACCGACACCCTCTGGGCGGCCGACGTCATCCAGCTGCCCGACGGCCGGTACGCGATGTACTACAACGCCTGCAAGGGCGACTCGCCGCGCTCGGCCATGGGGATCGCCGTGAGCGACGACGTCGACGGTCCCTACGTCGACCAGGGGATCTTCCTGAAGTCGGGGATGTGGGACCAGCCGTCCGACGCCGTCGACGGCGCGATCTACGACGCCCGCGTGCACCCCAACACGGTCGACCCGGACGCGTTCATCGACGCCAAGGGCAACTGGTGGCTCGTGTACGGCTCGTACTCCGGCGGCATCTTCATCCTCGAGCTCGACCCGTCCACCGGGAAGCCGGTCCCGGGCCAGGGCTACGGGAAGCACCTCGTCGGCGGCAACCACAGCCGCATCGAGGGCCCGAGCGTCATGTACGACACGAAGACGCGGTACTACTACCTCTTCCTGTCGTTCGGCGGCCTCGACGCGAACGGCGCGTACAACGTGCGCGTCGCGCGCTCGAAGAGCCCCGACGGCCCGTACCTCGACGCCGCCGGCAACGACATGGCGCAGGTCAAGGCGGACCCGACCAAGCCGCTGTTCGACGACGCGTCGATCGAGCCGTTCGGCACCAAGATCCTCGGCAACCACCTGTTCGCGCGTGAGGTCGGCGACCCCGGCGAGGGACCCGGCACGGGCTACCTGTCGCCCGGCCACAACAGCTGGTACCGCGACCCCGAGACGGGTGAGACGTTCCTCGTGTTCCACTCCCGGTTCCCGGGCCAGGGCGAGCAGCACGAGGTCCGCGTGCACCAGATGTGGATGAACGCGCAAGGCTGGCCCGTCCTCGACCCGTGCCGGTACGCGGGCGGCGACGACCGGCGCGTCGAGCGCAAGGACGTCGCGGGGGAGTACGCGCTCGTCACGCACGACAAGGCCCTCACCGCCGACCAGCGCCGCGCGACGCCGATCACGCTGACGTCCAACGGCAAGGTCACCGGCTCGCTGACGGGCAAGTGGTCCCTCACGGGCAGGAACCAGGCCCGGATCGACGCGGGCGGCACCCGGTACGAGGGCGTCTTCACGCGCTCGTGGCAGCCGGACCAGGCCCGCTGGGTCGTGACGTTCAGTGTCGTGTCCCGCGACGGCGTGACGCTGTGGGGCAGCGCGGTCCCGTCGCTCACCGCGAAGCAGGCCGTCGACGCGGTCGTCGCCGACCTCGACCTCGGCGACACCTCGGGCGTCGTCGCGGACCTCACGCTGCCGACCACCGGCACGCACGGCACGACGATCACGTGGGCGTCGTCCGACCCGGCCGTCGTCTCGACGACCGGTGACGTGACCCGCCCCGAGGCGGGTGAGGGCGACGCGCACGTCAACCTCACCGCGACGGTCCGCAACGGCACGGTCCAGAAGACGGCGACGTTCGAGGTCACGGTCCTGCAGCGCGTGGCCGGTGGCGTCGTCGGCTCGTGGTCCTTCGAGGGCGACCTCACCGACGGCACCGGCACGCACGCGGCCGCCACGACGACCGGCCCGCGGATCGACCAGGCCGACGGGCAGGTCACGTACGTCGCCGACGGCGTGCGCGGCCAGGCCGCCCACCTCGACGGCACGTCGGGCGTGCGGCTGCCCGACGGCCTCGTGTCCGGCTCGACGTGGTCCGCGTCGATGTGGCTGCGCCCGCAGGTGCTCACGCCGTACACGACCGCGTTCTTCGCGGCACGCGACGCGAACAGCTGGGTGAGCGTCGTCCCGCGCGGCCACGACGGCGTCGGCGGCTCGACGATGGTCTGGTCGGGTGCGCAGTGGTACGACGCAGGCACGGGCACGCAGATCCCGGTCGGCGAGTGGAGCCACGTCGCGGTGACGGTCGACGGCGGCGACGTGGTCGTCTACGTCGACGGCGAGGCGCGCTACACGGGCACGGGCTTCCCCGACGTGCTCACGACGACGACCGGCACGTTCGCGCTCGGCGTCAACTGGTGGGACACGCCGTTCCAGGGCGACGTCGACGAGGTGTCCGTCTGGAGCTCCGCGCTCACCCCCACGGAGGTCGCCGCCCTCGCGACGCGCTGA